The following are from one region of the Deinococcus budaensis genome:
- a CDS encoding serine/threonine-protein kinase: MTPARSIPGYKLLHLLGRGHTSLVHLARDPEGRQVALKIPLEETLGTPEAAARFGNEVRLTLQFRHPRLVRGYAGTAFGPRAFVALHYYPGGALSDVLERQPGTRLPLENALRVLADVASGLAHLHRLGAVHQDVKTQNVYLEGGRAALGDLGSAYFSAQGGEASGSPFYMAPEIYRGGSSSPASDVYSLGILAYELLGGERPHQGESYQDLMGAHLTRFAPPLSFLNPEVPRPVARLAELALAKRPPDRPSADALRGALLDSLGEDPSAHESLPDEAPTPRQIGRHGPSAPCARLAAALEPEPEGAGGRWNPFKRRR; encoded by the coding sequence ATGACCCCTGCCCGCTCCATTCCCGGTTACAAGCTCCTGCATCTGCTGGGGCGCGGCCACACGTCTCTGGTGCATCTGGCGCGGGACCCCGAGGGGCGGCAGGTGGCGCTCAAGATTCCGCTGGAAGAGACGCTGGGGACGCCGGAAGCCGCCGCCCGCTTCGGCAACGAGGTCCGGCTGACCCTTCAGTTCCGTCATCCCCGGCTGGTGCGCGGGTATGCGGGGACGGCCTTTGGTCCCCGGGCCTTCGTGGCGCTGCACTACTACCCGGGAGGCGCCCTCAGCGACGTGCTGGAGCGTCAGCCCGGCACGCGGCTGCCGCTGGAGAACGCCCTGCGGGTGCTGGCCGACGTGGCGTCCGGTCTGGCGCACCTGCACCGCCTGGGCGCCGTTCACCAGGACGTGAAGACCCAGAACGTGTATCTGGAAGGCGGGCGCGCGGCGCTGGGCGACCTGGGCAGCGCCTACTTCAGCGCGCAGGGGGGCGAGGCGAGCGGCAGTCCCTTTTACATGGCGCCCGAGATCTACCGGGGGGGGAGCAGCAGCCCCGCCAGCGACGTATACAGCCTGGGCATCCTGGCCTACGAGCTGCTGGGCGGCGAGCGGCCCCACCAGGGCGAGAGCTACCAGGACCTGATGGGCGCGCACCTGACCCGCTTTGCGCCGCCGCTGTCCTTTCTGAACCCCGAGGTGCCCCGGCCCGTGGCGCGCCTGGCCGAACTTGCCCTCGCCAAGCGGCCCCCCGACCGCCCGAGTGCCGACGCGCTGCGCGGCGCTCTGCTGGACAGCCTGGGCGAGGACCCGTCGGCGCACGAGAGCCTGCCGGACGAGGCCCCCACGCCCCGGCAGATCGGGCGCCACGGCCCCTCTGCCCCCTGCGCCCGGCTGGCGGCGGCCCTTGAACCGGAGCCGGAGGGTGCGGGCGGGCGCTGGAACCCCTTCAAACGCCGGAGGTAG
- a CDS encoding GNAT family N-acetyltransferase encodes MIRPFVPADAPAWVALSNLVLGRAVTLESFQAEEARRDPAKPSRRWVWERGEELRGGAHLYAFPFDPPGSLHVSLFVHPDARGWGGGSALWQAVEQAAAETGAAGLAADVLDTDPGSLGWAERRGFRQHAHRFASELDLTAFDERPHLAALARVQAQGVTFTDLVGADAATLDRYLHFVADRLTETPDLAGHPRWPLEQVRGILHLDHDPRPDWLVLAVGPDGRWLGTTAMVRYRALAYNELTAVHPAARGRGLALPLKLHVVRRAREAALAVMRTNNHAANAPMLAVNRRLGFVAQPGRYELHRTPEATSGV; translated from the coding sequence GTGATCCGGCCTTTCGTCCCGGCAGACGCGCCCGCCTGGGTGGCGCTGTCGAATCTCGTGCTGGGCCGCGCGGTTACCCTGGAGTCTTTTCAGGCGGAGGAGGCCCGCCGCGATCCGGCGAAGCCCAGCCGCCGCTGGGTCTGGGAACGCGGGGAAGAGCTGCGGGGAGGCGCGCACCTGTACGCCTTTCCCTTCGATCCGCCGGGCTCCTTGCACGTCAGCCTGTTCGTTCACCCGGACGCGCGGGGCTGGGGCGGAGGAAGTGCGCTGTGGCAGGCCGTGGAGCAGGCCGCCGCAGAAACAGGAGCGGCCGGACTCGCCGCCGACGTGCTCGATACCGACCCGGGCAGCCTGGGCTGGGCCGAGCGCCGCGGCTTTCGGCAGCACGCCCACCGTTTCGCCTCCGAACTCGACCTGACGGCCTTCGACGAGAGACCACACCTCGCGGCGCTGGCCCGGGTGCAGGCGCAAGGGGTGACCTTCACCGATCTGGTGGGGGCCGACGCGGCGACCCTGGACCGCTACCTGCATTTCGTGGCGGACCGCCTGACCGAGACGCCCGATCTCGCCGGGCATCCGCGTTGGCCCCTGGAGCAGGTGCGCGGGATCCTGCACCTGGACCACGACCCACGCCCCGACTGGCTGGTGCTGGCGGTGGGGCCGGACGGGCGGTGGCTGGGCACGACCGCGATGGTCCGCTACCGCGCCCTGGCCTACAACGAACTCACGGCGGTCCATCCGGCGGCGCGGGGACGGGGGCTGGCGCTGCCGCTCAAGCTGCACGTGGTCCGGCGGGCGCGGGAGGCGGCGCTGGCCGTGATGCGCACCAACAACCACGCCGCCAACGCGCCCATGCTGGCCGTCAACCGCCGCCTGGGATTCGTGGCCCAGCCGGGACGGTACGAGCTGCACCGGACCCCGGAGGCTACCTCCGGCGTTTGA